A region of Solanum dulcamara chromosome 7, daSolDulc1.2, whole genome shotgun sequence DNA encodes the following proteins:
- the LOC129896430 gene encoding cysteine-rich receptor-like protein kinase 42, translated as METLHDFILENKSATYEMNTNAPDIYGMAKCHNDLSQDECNLCFDEAKNKLTKCIPAPGGSVYLDGCFLRYENYNFFNESIEKNLSIYVCGSPTDITNDQYMKRDFAARVDRAIENVTSMSIVNGGFGATIVKSGLLAIYALGQCWDYLQPEICTKCLNNAGDMLRKCLPAAEGKAMNAGCYLRYSSNKFFDDGALVLADKGPKKCKNVWIIAAIVLSSILGVFAILGALLGYRRYSQDKGGTNRIHKIPLALETSKLNFKYEMLEKATGGFDPLNKLGQGGSGSVYKGILPDGKNIAVKRLLYNTRQWAEEFFNEVNLISGIQHKNVVKLLGCSIEGPESLLVFVHVSNRNLDQVLFDKNKRQFLSWKERFEIILGIAEGLAYLHEGSKAKIIHRDIKNSNILVDDELVPKIADFGLARRFAPHKTHVSTGVAGTLGYLAPEYLLQGCLTEKADVYSFGVVAIEVACCIKSNVFVSDNRSVLQSVWKNYKLNKITESIDSRLMSDFQEQQASRVLQLGLLCTQTRRFSRPSMSQVVTILRNEEIEIPTPMQPPFQNSSLLAPPDTTSSSSITKDSFCSEWYSTDGISIHSSEFASLSSSQSGDFSTTENSKLLKIS; from the exons ATGGAGACTCTCCATGATTTCATTTTGGAAAATAAGTCTGCAACATATGAAATGAACACAAATGCACCTGATATTTATGGAATGGCGAAATGCCATAACGATCTTTCTCAAGATGAATGTAATCTCTGTTTTGACGAAGCTAAAAATAAGCTCACAAAATGTATTCCTGCCCCTGGTGGCTCTGTTTACTTAGACGGTTGTTTTCTCAGAtatgaaaattataattttttcaatgaGAGCATAGAGAAGAATTTGTCTATTTATGTTTGTGGTTCTCCCACGGATATAACGAATGATCAGTACATGAAGAGAGATTTTGCAGCAAGAGTTGATCGTGCCATCGAGAATGTGACAAGCATGTCGATAGTGAATGGTGGATTCGGGGCAACGATTGTGAAAAGTGGATTGCTTGCTATTTATGCATTAGGACAATGTTGGGATTATTTGCAACCCGAAATATGCACCAAGTGTTTGAATAATGCTGGAGATATGCTAAGGAAATGTTTGCCTGCTGCTGAGGGAAAAGCCATGAATGCTGGTTGCTATTTGAGATACTCTTCTAATAAATTTTTCGATGATGGAGCACTAGTCCTTGCTGATAAAG gACCAAAAAAGTGTAAGAATGTATGGATAATAGCAGCGATTGTATTATCGTCAATCTTGGGAGTATTTGCTATTTTAGGAGCTCTTTTAGGCTATAGAAGATATTCTCAGGATAAAGGAG GAACAAACAGGATTCATAAGATTCCACTGGCTCTTGAGACGTCGAAactaaatttcaagtatgaaatgCTAGAAAAAGCAACAGGAGGCTTTGATCCTTTAAACAAGTTAGGCCAAGGTGGATCTGGTTCAGTATATAAAGGGATTCTTCCTGATGGCAAAAATATTGCTGTGAAAAGATTATTGTACAATACGCGTCAATGGGCAGAGGAGTTCTTCAATGAAGTCAATTTGATCAGTGGTATTCAGCACAAAAATGTTGTGAAACTATTGGGATGTAGCATAGAAGGACCAGAGAGTCTTCTGGTTTTCGTTCATGTATCTAACAGGAACCTTGATCAAGTGCTTTTCG ATAAGAACAAGCGTCAATTTTTAAGCTGGAAGGAGCGCTTTGAAATTATATTGGGAATAGCAGAAGGACTAGCATATCTTCATGAAGGAAGCAAAGCAAAAATCATCCACAGAGATATTAAAAACAGTAACATTCTGGTTGATGATGAACTCGTCCCAAAAATTGCTGATTTTGGACTTGCTCGACGTTTTGCTCCCCATAAAACTCATGTCAGCACCGGAGTTGCAGGAACCTT GGGATATCTAGCTCCTGAATATCTTCTTCAAGGATGTTTAACAGAGAAAGCAGATGTTTATTCCTTTGGAGTAGTGGCAATAGAGGTTGCATGTTGTATAAAGAGCAACGTCTTTGTGAGTGATAACAGATCAGTTCTACAATCT GTGTGGAAAAATTACAAGTTGAATAAGATTACCGAGTCCATTGACAGCAGGCTGATGAGTGACTTTCAAGAACAGCAGGCATCGCGTGTGCTTCAGCTAGGGCTATTGTGCACACAAACTAGAAGATTTTCGCGACCATCTATGTCTCAAGTGGTAACGATCCTAAGAAACGAAGAAATTGAAATTCCAACACCAATGCAACCTCCATTCCAGAACTCAAGTTTACTAGCCCCTCCAGATACAACAAGTAGTTCGTCCATAACTAAAGATAGTTTCTGCTCAGAATGGTATTCCACTGACGGAatttctattcattcttctgaGTTTGCTAGCCTATCTAGCTCTCAATCAGGTGATTTTTCAACGACTGAAAACAGTAAACTTTTGAAAATTTCTTGA
- the LOC129894028 gene encoding homeobox protein knotted-1-like 6 has translation MEEIMYEFGDYSVDHSLEASEYFEWTSPASVPMEYYGSAGNIMSWESANLQEEEHQKNIIRAKISSHPFYPKLLLTYIDCYKVAGAPPELVNMLDNIVQENDLCRISSSSSTALNRPNTDDSELDDFMVTYCDVLGKFKLDLGRSFNEATTFLNDIQTQLTNLSTTTNISELVGEAEEEEDGDRIGGGGGEANKVDEICRSGSEIKNKLMGKYSGYISSLKHNFCKKNNKGKLPREATQILRNWWTTHYNWPYPTEVDKVSLAESTGLDPKQINNWFINQRKRHWKPSENMQFAVMETIYGHFS, from the exons ATGGAGGAAATTATGTACGAATTTGGTGATTACTCTGTTGATCATAGTTTGGAGGCGTCGGAATATTTTGAATGGACGTCGCCGGCGTCTGTTCCGATGGAATATTATGGATCGGCCGGAAACATTATGTCGTGGGAATCTGCTAATTTACAAGAAGAAGAACATCAAAAGAATATTATTCGTGCAAAGATCTCTTCTCATCCTTTCTACCCTAAGCTTCTTCTAACTTACATCGACTGTTATAAG GTGGCCGGTGCACCACCAGAGCTTGTGAATATGTTGGACAATATTGTCCAAGAAAATGATCTTTGTAGGATATCAAGTAGCAGTAGCACTGCCTTAAATCGACCAAACACCGACGATTCTGAGCTAGATGATTTCatg GTAACTTATTGTGATGTGTTGGGTAAGTTCAAGTTGGATCTGGGAAGGTCTTTCAATGAAGCAACTACTTTTCTTAATGATATTCAAACTCAACTTACCAATCTCTCCACTACAACAAATATCTCAG AATTGGTTGGGGAGgcggaggaggaggaggatggTGATAGAATTGGTGGTGGTGGCGGGGAGGCTAATAAGGTTGATGAAATATGCAGATCAGGAAgtgaaataaagaataaattaatggGAAAGTACAGTGGATATATAAGTAGtctaaagcataatttttgcaAGAAGAATAACAAGGGAAAGCTCCCAAGAGAAGCAACGCAAATTTTGCGTAACTGGTGGACTACTCACTACAATTGGCCTTATCCTACG GAAGTTGACAAAGTAAGTTTAGCAGAATCAACAGGTTTAGATCCAAAACAGATTAACAATTGGTTCATAAATCAGCGCAAACGTCACTGGAAACCTTCAGAAAACATGCAATTTGCTGTTATGGAAACCATATATGGTCACTTTTCTTAA